The genomic DNA gactgtgtgaccgcaggtgtatattctctctcttgggaagactcgcaggacaagatggatatggtgcaagcgtttgtggagtcaggcaagcctgaggacttgtaaGGTTGCACCAGGGAACGGTTTAAACAGATAGCGGAGAGAtgttgcatcagggtgaaggtagctgggatgaaggatgagatcctgagtcaGTTGAGAGCCAAGAGTGAAGCGGTAGAACAGGAACCCCAGAAAGGagttgaaagtggaaaggaggatgatgggcaggatgaagtgagatcccagggatcgagtatgaGCAGTaaaagtagccgcagtagcaggagtagccggaataggagcttggaaacATTGCcgctagagctccagatgcagcatgaggagagacagttccaactgGAAAGGTTGAAGTTAGAACTTCAGATGAAGAATGaacaagagaaaaccagactg from Procambarus clarkii isolate CNS0578487 unplaced genomic scaffold, FALCON_Pclarkii_2.0 HiC_scaffold_139, whole genome shotgun sequence includes the following:
- the LOC138360990 gene encoding uncharacterized protein, translated to MKDEILSQLRAKSEAVEQEPQKGVESGKEDDGQDEVRSQGSSMSSKSSRSSRSSRNRSLETLPLELQMQHEERQFQLERLKLELQMKNEQEKTRLEVEKEKKKTKLEVEKDKTRVRELELEQEKEKEKNRAK